Proteins from a genomic interval of Xiphias gladius isolate SHS-SW01 ecotype Sanya breed wild chromosome 23, ASM1685928v1, whole genome shotgun sequence:
- the LOC120784868 gene encoding zinc finger protein 8-like: protein MSANMPPGSLNLESQLLSIMDVLVKAAVAEISQLFSESSASLRLHLTQSLKENEALRMRMKVMRSELFSLRLQTRTNRPASRFSPIRGNIPKPRAKSQIVIKPPVAQKAAGEAVSISLQSENKMSSSVPQAQCADVESPDVILIKDEDDIGGCVPVVGQDDFGSHSAQGGVATGTQNLLPAGSSCLTGDNEELRIVSVHGRGEGPLQEEGDTLFTASELQAFSSLSPEHSITHDSLLSFTTGVNDRAPVRVMQDNNVGLGSNSQLERNHSTQMASTTLNSAMKTTIVGADGQVGHPSHISHFPQQQNVFPHAVNKSLDCSFCGERFLSREDLIVHRASHTGESPVPCSLCGKSFVNKTTLSIHMRIHTGEKPYACPQCGKRFTQNGSLKIHLRTHSGEKPYTCNQCTASFNNPSNLRRHMITHNTNGVL, encoded by the exons ATGTCTGCAAACATGCCGCCGGGCAGCCTGAACCTGGAGTCGCAGCTCCTGTCCATCATGGACGTGCTGGTGAAGGCGGCGGTGGCGGAAATCAGCCAGCTCTTCTCGGAGAGCTCGGCGTCTCTCCGCCTGCATTTAACCCAGAGCCTGAAGGAAAACGAAGCcctgaggatgaggatgaaggTGATGAGGAGCGAGCTCTTCTCCCTCCGGCTGCAGACCAGGACGAACCGACCGGCGAGCCGCTTCTCTCCGATCAGAGGGAATATCCCCAAACCGCGGGCGAAATCGCAAA TTGTCATTAAGCCACCAGTGGCTCAAAAGGCTGCTGGGGAAGCCGTTTCTATTTCTCTACAGTCAGAGAACAAGATGTCGTCCTCCGTCCCTCAGGCGCAG TGCGCAGACGTGGAGAGTCCGGATGTCATCCTGATCAAAGATGAAGACGACATTGGAGGATGCGTGCCAGTTGTGG GTCAAGATGACTTTGGAAGCCACAGTGCGCAGGGCGGTGTTGCCACAGGGACTCAGAATTTACTGCCTGCTGGTTCCTCCTGCCTGACAGGAGATAATGAGGAGCTGAGAATCGTGAGTGTTCACGGCCGAGGAGAAGGGCCTCTGCAGGAGGAGGGCGACACCCTCTTCACTGCTTCTGAACTTCAGGCTTTTAGCTCTCTGTCTCCAGAACACAGCATCACCCATGACAGTCTCCTCAGTTTCACCACTGGTGTCAATGACAGAGCACCAGTGAGAGTGATGCAGGATAACAATGTTGGACTGGGGAGTAACAGCCAGCTGGAAAGAAATCATTCCACTCAAATGGCTTCAACGACATTGAATTctgcaatgaaaacaacaatagTAGGAGCTGATGGTCAAGTGGGGCACCCCAGTCACATCAGCCACTTCCCTCAGCAGCAGAACGTGTTCCCTCACGCGGTCAACAAATCCCTGGACTGCAGCTTCTGCGGCGAGCGCTTCCTCAGCCGCGAAGACCTGATTGTTCACCGGGCAAGTCACACCGGAGAGTCGCCCGTTCCGTGCTCCTTGTGCGGCAAGTCATTCGTCAACAAGACCACGCTGAGCATCCACATGCGCATTCACACCGGTGAGAAGCCGTACGCTTGCCCCCAGTGCGGGAAGCGCTTCACGCAGAACGGCAGCCTGAAGATCCACCTGAGGACTCACTCCGGAGAGAAGCCGTACACCTGCAATCAGTGCACTGCCAGCTTTAACAACCCCAGCAACCTGCGCAGACACATGATCACACACAACACCAACGGGGTGCTCTGA
- the LOC120785360 gene encoding CREB-regulated transcription coactivator 3-like, whose protein sequence is MMTAGFFLGASLLASLIVDLCCLPVKRGFNPSASYGSSYTNAAPSFGSNQGVPSSQLSPGVVIPNSAPSKHVSTPSHQPVLQQEPSFSQPAVQRELAASTSPSSSRPAVSGYRGSTMKPNPVSSTQPGAAFQPGLQDISWAVPPPGIFSGGEEMPAGTHGVSSSRVEYVSPPLPPPGPVYQAGELSHFEGTYENGDYQMETEEQGYLPPLPPPPPMHGSARQGLTSVPQPNSHFGVYPYYDYMFLTGQYPPGTVSHYSSSYEQGRDHWQDAHYVKDYALHSIGPSQQIETFTDFAAPQSFADPQVPVNTGYRQGGAAAGPHGSSHGSFRQPTYSQAGGYGPGKVAY, encoded by the exons ATGATGACTGCAGGGTTCTTCCTAGG GGCTTCCCTCTTGGCTTCGCTGATTGTGGACCTATGCTGCCTCCCTGTTAAGAGAG GCTTTAATCCCAGTGCTTCCTATGGCAGCAGTTACACAAATGCTGCTCCTAGTTTTGGTTCTAACCAGGGAGTACCCTCCAGCCAGCTTTCACCTGGAGTGGTTATACCTAACAGCGCTCCCTCCAAACATGTGTCCACACCATCTCATCAGCCTGTGCTGCAGCAGGAGCCCAGCTTCTCTCAGCCTGCCGTTCAGAGAGAGCTAGCAGCATCTACTAGCCCTAGTTCTTCCCGACCTGCTGTGTCAGGATACAGGGGCAGTACTATGAAGCCAAATCCTGTCAGCTCAACGCAACCAGGAGCTGCTTTTCAACCTGGCCTGCAAG ACATCAGCTGGGCTGTTCCACCTCCCGGTATCTTCTCTGGAGGTGAGGAAATGCCTGCTGGCACTCATGGTGTCAGCTCCAGTAGAGTTGAGTATGTGAGTCCACCTCTCCCACCACCTGGACCAGTGTATCAGGCAGGGGAGTTGTCTCATTTTGAGGGAACCTATGAGAATGGTGACTaccagatggagacagaggaacAAGGCTACCTCCCCCCGCTGCCACCACCTCCTCCTATGCATGGGTCTGCCAGACAAGGCTTAACCAGCGTACCTCAGCCAAATTCTCACTTTGGTGTTTATCCTTACTATGACTACATGTTCTTGACTGGCCAGTATCCTCCAGGCACAGTCAGTCACTACAGCAGCAGCTACGAACAGGGGAGAGACCACTGGCAAGATGCTCACTATGTGAAAGACTATGCTCTCCATAGCATTGGCCCGTCACAGCAGATTGAGACCTTCACTGACTTTGCAGCCCCTCAGAGCTTTGCGGATCCACAGGTTCCTGTGAACACAGGTTATAGACAGGGTGGCGCAGCAGCTGGTCCACATGGTTCTTCCCATGGAAGCTTCAGACAGCCAACTTATAGCCAAGCAGGAGGCTATGGACCAGGCAAG GTTGCCTACTAA
- the smtnl1 gene encoding smoothelin-like 1 gives MDGESPSQETSESTQTTNQTDTNNNNQADEPGLEENKDTGIEPSEGETAEGQGAMEVGEEGKEDTAPQQGGGEEANAGDTDKPQTASTPVECDIEEAGQDKDTASTDVTAPEPIHGENEGDGEVGEDGKGGQVEEVKTGKDGEEEKDKNKDEEKSKTGEKAKEEEKDVSGKAAKGAENKKQVKEADVDIKDKGKIKEAEKQGKPKRKSGPPSSSLSRPRPSARSIRASAKNSIIAKFEQGAPETPIPRNFKIQRSSAAVATGASIKQKILHWCCNKTRNYEGVNIENFSSSWCDGMAFCALIHRFFPDAFNYSSLSPEEREKNFTLAFQTAESLADCYPLLEVSDMIMMGDNPDPMCVFTYVQSLCHSLSKIEKERKEKEKEQKEKPGNEGEEKDKGEDAAGEVSTEKGGGQSPGTGTMDSQEEKEGEGAEPEGAGEEEDASKSCKMEEGGEVLVEAES, from the exons ATGGATGGAGAGTCGCCCAGCCAGGAGACATCTGAGTCTACACAGACAACTAATCAGACtgacaccaacaacaacaaccag gCAGATGAACCAGGGCTGGAGGAGAATAAAGACACAGGGATAGAGCCTTCGGAGGGGGAGACAGCAGAAGGTCAGGGGGCAatggaggtgggggaggagggaaaggaggataCAGCACCACAacaggggggaggagaggaggccaATGCTGGAGATACAGACAAGCCCCAGACTGCATCAACGCCTGTTGAATGTGACATTGAAGAGGCTGGACAAGATAAAGACACAGCATCTACTGACGTGACGGCTCCTGAACCGATACATGGAGAAAATGAAGGGGATGGAGAGGTGGGAGAAGACGGGAAAGGAGGGCAGGTGGAAGAGGTCAAGACTGGGAAAGAtggggaggaggaaaaggacaaaaacaaagatgaagagaagagtaaaacaggagaaaaggcaaaagaagaagagaaagatgtgagtggaaaagcagcaaagggggcagagaataaaaaacaagtcaaagaAGCAGATGTAGATATTAAAGACAAAGGAAAGATAAAGGAGGCAGAAAAGCAAGGGAAGCCCAAAAGAAAGAGTggtcctccctcctcttctctctcccgaCCAAGACCCTCTGCACGTTCTATTAGAGCATCTGCTAAAAACAGCATTATTGCCAAGTTTGAACAAGGTGCACCAGA GACACCGATACCCCGCAACTTCAAAATTCAGAGGTCATCTGCAGCTGTGGCCACAGGAGCTTCAATCAAACAGAAGATACTTCACTGGTGTTGCAACAAAACTCGAAACTATGAG GGCGTCAACATTGAAAACTTCTCATCGTCCTGGTGCGATGGGATGGCGTTCTGTGCTCTGATCCATCGTTTCTTTCCAGACGCTTTCAACTACAGCTCCCTCAGtccagaggagagggagaaaaacttTACTCTGGCCTTCCAAACTGCAGA GTCCCTGGCTGACTGCTACCCTCTGCTGGAAGTGTCGGACATGATCATGATGGGTGACAACCCGGACCCCATGTGCGTCTTCACATATGTCCAATCCCTCTGCCACAGCCTGtccaaaatagaaaaagagagaaaggaaaaagaaaaggagcagaaaGAGAAGCCTGGTAatgagggagaagagaaagataAAGGAGAGGATGCAGCAGGAGAGGTGTCGACGGAGAAGGGGGGGGGACAGTCTCCTGGGACCGGCACGATGGATAGccaagaggagaaagagggagaaggtgCTGAGCCAGAGGGAGCTGGTGAAGAGGAAGATGCATCAAAGAGTTGCAAGATGGAGGAAGGTGGAGAAGTGTTGGTCGAGGCAGAGTCCTAG